In the Rubrivivax gelatinosus IL144 genome, CCCGCGCCGCTTCGACCGCGGCGTTGAGCGCCAGGATGTTGGTCTGGAAGGCGATGCCGTCGATGACGCCGATGATGTCGCCGATCTTGCGGCTGGAGTCGCTGATGCCCTCCATCGTCGTCACCACCTGGCCGACGACCTCGCCGCCCTGCGCCGCGACCTGCGCCGCGGCCCGGGCGAGCTGGTCGGCCTGGCGGGCGTTGTCGGCGTTGTTGCGCACCGTGCTGCTCAGCTCGTCCATCGTCGCCGCGGTCTGCTGCAGCGCGCTGGCCTGCTCCTCGGTGCGGCTGGAGAGGTCGTGGTTGCCGTGCGCGATCTGCGTCGACGCGGTGACCACGCTGTCGCTGCTGGAGCGCACCGTGCCGACGATCTGCGACAGCTCCTCCTTCATCGTGCGCAGCGCGGCCAGCAACTGGCCGATCTCGTCCTGGGACGTGGCCTCGACCTGCACGCCGAGGTCGCCGGCGGCCACGGCCCGCAGCGCGACGACCGCCCGGTCGACCGGGCGCGTGATCGAGCGCGTGATCAGCAGCCCGCCGGCGGCAGCCAGCAGCATCGACAGCACGGTGGCGCCAGCGACGATGGCGATGGTCCAGGCGTAGGTGCGTGCCGCCGCGTCGACGTCGTCCTTGGCGGCGTGCAACTGCAGCTCGATGAGCTCGGCGATCTTGGCGCTGATCGGGTCGACGGTGTCGTACATCGCGCCGTTGAACTGCGCGAGCTGGCCGGCCACCGGCCCCGACAGCGGCTGCAGCGTCTTCTTCACGCGCTCGATGTCGGCGTCCGCCGGGCCGAACAGCCGCTCGGCGTCCTCGGCCAGCCGCGCTTCGGCGGGCGTCATCGTCGTGCTCTTGTAGTCGCGCCAGGACTTCGCGATGAGCTCCTGCGCGCCTCCCAGCGCCTGGAGCGCGTCCTGCGCCGGCAGACGCCCGGCGTTGGCCTTGTTGACGGTGTCGATCACCTTGACCGCGTAGGCGTCGGCGATCAGCTTGAGCTGCTGCAGCGGCACGACGCGGTCGCCGTAGATCGACTCCAGCCGCGCCTGGGTGTTCTGCAGGCTTCGCAGACCGACGGCGCCGGTGATGGCGAGCAGCAGGACGAGGCCGAAAAAGGCCACGCCTAGACGAACCCCGATGCGGGCATCACGCAAGAACTTCATGAATCGACTCGACGGCTTTGGCGTTGTGGGGGGGGTGTCCGCCGGGGCTCGGGGCGATTCCCCAGCGGTCGTCCTTGCCATCGGTCTTCTGCATCCGGTTCTTGAACCGCGAACCGGTTTCATTTCACGCTCGGCCGGATTGGAGCGCCCCCGCGCCCGTCGCCCGGAGGGCGCGGGGCGTCGGGGCCCGGGTCACGCGGCGCCGCCGCCGACCATCGTGCGCAGCCGCCGGCGCAGCTCGCGCTCGCGGCGCTGTTCGGCCAGCCAGTCCTCGCGCACCGCACGCCACAGCGCCACGGCCATCAGCACGATGACCAGCGTGAACGGCAGCGCGAAGACGATGGTCGCCGTCTGCACCGCCTTGATGCCCCCCGACAGCAGCAGGCTCGCGGCGATGCCGGCCACCAGCAGGCCCCAGACGAGCTTCACGCGCGCCTTCGGGTCGGGGGCGCCCTTGGAACTCATGATGCCCAGCACCAGCGTCGCCGAATCGCCCGAGGTGACGAAGAAGACCAGCACGAGCAGCGTCGCGACGACCGACATCAGGCCGCCCAGCGGCAAGGCCTGGAGCATCGCGAACAGCGCCGTCGAGACGTCGGCCTGCACCGCCGCGGCGATCGGCGCGCGGCCGAAGATCTCCAGGTTCAGCGCCGTGCCGCCGAAGACCGCGAACCAGGCGATGCCGGCCAGCGTCGGCGCGAACACCGTGCCGAGCACGAACTCGCGGATCGTGCGGCCGCGCGAGACGCGCGCTATGAACAGGCCGACGAACGGCGACCACGCGATCCACCAGGCCCAGTAGAAGACGGTCCAGCTGCCGATCCAGCTGCTGTCGCGGAACGGCGTCATGCGCAGGCTCATGCGCACGAACTCGCTGACGTAGGCGCCCAGCGTCGTCGTGAAGGTGTCGATGATCGCCACCGTCGGCCCGACGAGGAACACGACCAGCGCCAGTGCCGCGGCGAGCAGCAGGTTGGCGACGGACAGCCACTTGATGCCGCGCGTCACGCCGCTGAGCGCCGAGCCGATGAACAGCGCCGTCGTCACGGCGATGATCGCCATCTGCGGTCCGATGCCCACCGGCAGACCGAAGACGGCGTTCAGGCCGCTGTTGATCTGCAGCGCGCCGATGCCCAGCGACGCGGCGACGCCGAAGGCGGTGGCGATGACGGCCAGCACGTTGACCAGCGGCGACAGCAGCCGCGCGCCGCGCCAGGGCAGCGCCTCGGTGGCCGAGCTGATCAGCGGCGCGCTGCCGCGGCGGAAGGTGAAGAACGCGATCGCCAGCGCGACGACGCTGTACACCGCCCACGGGTGCAGCCCCCAGTGGAAGAAGGCGTAGCGCATCGCGGCGCTGGCGGCTTCGGGCGAGCGTGGCGCCACGCCCGGCGGCGGCGACAGGTAATGCGACAAGGGCTCGGCGACGCCCCAAAAGACGAGCCCGATGCCCATGCCGGCGGCGAACAGCATCGCGAACCAGGTCGGGCGCGAGAACTCGGGCTCCTCGTCGTCGGCGCCCAGCTTGAGGCTGCCGTAGCGCCCGAAGGCGAGCAGCGCGCAGACGACGACGAGGCCGAGCACGACCCACAGGTACAGCCAGCCGAAATGGACGGTGATGTAGGCCAGCGCGCGGTCGAAGACCACGCCCAGCGAGGCCGGGGCGACCAGCCCCCAGGCGACGATCGCGGCGATCAGGCCGGCGGACACGAACAACTGCATCGGATGGGTTCCTCCTCTCGGTGTCGGCCGCGTGCTGCCGCGCACGGGCTCCGGACAGAGGAACGATGCAGGACGGAAGACGACGCAGCCGGGGCCGTGGCGCAGCGCTGGCGCGCCGCGCGGCCCGGTTTGGAAACGGGATGTGTCCTGAAGGAGTCGGAAAGCGGCGCCCGAGTTCCGTGGCGCCGCTGCCGCCGCGGCTCAGGCGCCGGCGACCTGGAATCGCGCGACCTGGCCCGACAGCTGCGCGGACTGGTCCTCCAGCGCCTTCGACGCGGCGCTGGACTGCTCGACGAGCGCCGCGTTCTGCTGCGTCATGCGGTCCAGCGCGGCCACCGCGACGTTGACCTGCTCCAGGCCGTCGCTCTGCTCGCCGGCGGCCGCGCTGATGCGGCCGACGAGTTCGGCGACGCGCCCGACCTGGCCGACGATGTCGTGCATCGTCGTGCCGGCGTCGGCCACCAGACGCGAGCCGGCCTCGACCCGGTCGACCGAGGCGCCGATCAGCGACTTGATCTCGGTGGCCGCCTGAGCGCTGCGCTGCGCCAGCGCGCGCACCTCGCCGGCGACGACGGCGAAGCCGCGGCCCGATTCCCCGGCACGCGCTGCCTCCACCGCGGCATTGAGCGCCAGGATGTTGGTCTGGAACGCGATGCCGTCGATGACACCGATGATCTCGGCGATGCGCGTCGAGCTGGTGTGGATGGCCTGCATCGTCGTCACCACTTCCTGCACCAGCTCGCCGCCACGGGCGGCGACGCCGGCGGCCTCGGCGGCGCAGGCATCGGCCTCGTGCGCCGCCTGCGCCGACTGGCGCACCGTGCCGGTGAGCTGCTCCATCGACGCCGCCGTCTGCTGCAGGTTGGCGGCCGACTCCTCGGTGCGCTGCGACAGGTCGCGGCTGGCCGCGGCGATCTCGCGGCTGGCGCCGAGGATGCCTTCGGTGCCCGTGTGCACCGCGCCGACGACGCTGCTCAGCGACTGGCGCATCGCCTCCAGCGTGCGCAGCAGGTCGCCGAACTCGTCGCCGCGCATCGACGGCACCGGGCGCGTCAGGTCGCCCGAGGCGATCGTGTTCGCGACGCCCATCGCCTCGAGCAGCGGGACCTGGATCGAGCGGCGCAGCGCGATCGTGCCGAGCACCGCCGCGCCGATGACGGCGGCGATCAGCGCGCCGGCCACGCCGACGATCCGGAGCCGCTCTGCGAGCACGCGCTCGCGCACCGCGTCGGCGTTCGCACGCTGGCTGGCGATGAACTCGCGCACCGAAGGGATGAAGATGTCCATGGCCGGCAGGAAGCGCGTCTCCAGCACGGCACGCGCGCCGGCGTTGTCACCGCGGTGCTTGAAGTCCGAGATCGCCAGGGCCGCGGCGCGCGCGGCGGCGTGCTTGACGTCGATCGACTTGAGCATCGTCCTCTCGGCCTCGGTCGTCGCCAGAGCGTTGATCTGCGGCTTGATGTCGGTCTTCATCTTCTCGACGTTGGCTTCGTTGAGCGGCAGGATGGCCGCGTGCACGGCGGGCTCGGTGCTCAGGGCTGCGGCGTACTCGCGCCCGATGTTCACCTCGACCAGGTGCAGCCAGGCGTTGGCGAGTTCGACCTTGCGCTGGGCAACCGAGATCGACTGCTCGGCCTCGATTTCCGACATGTACAACCATCGGCCGGCAATGCCGACGACGGTCACGACGAGGAGCGCGAATGTGCCGACGAACAGCCACAGGCGCTGGCCGACACGCAGGGAGTTGAGCTTCATGTGCTGTGCTTTCCGATGGGCGACGCTCCAGTCGCCGCGGGCGTGCTGAGGGAAACACCCGCACAAGCCGCCCGCTGGTGCCGCGTCGCTGAACGACAGCTTCGACGGCACGCCCGAGCGCCTTGAGATGCGCAGCAC is a window encoding:
- a CDS encoding methyl-accepting chemotaxis protein produces the protein MKFLRDARIGVRLGVAFFGLVLLLAITGAVGLRSLQNTQARLESIYGDRVVPLQQLKLIADAYAVKVIDTVNKANAGRLPAQDALQALGGAQELIAKSWRDYKSTTMTPAEARLAEDAERLFGPADADIERVKKTLQPLSGPVAGQLAQFNGAMYDTVDPISAKIAELIELQLHAAKDDVDAAARTYAWTIAIVAGATVLSMLLAAAGGLLITRSITRPVDRAVVALRAVAAGDLGVQVEATSQDEIGQLLAALRTMKEELSQIVGTVRSSSDSVVTASTQIAHGNHDLSSRTEEQASALQQTAATMDELSSTVRNNADNARQADQLARAAAQVAAQGGEVVGQVVTTMEGISDSSRKIGDIIGVIDGIAFQTNILALNAAVEAARAGEQGRGFAVVAGEVRTLAQRSAEAAREIKALITRNVEQVEQGSSLVDRAGQTMDEIVGSIRRVSDIVGEISSATSEQSTGIQQVGDAVGQMDQVTQQNAALVEESAAAAESLKVQAQQLARVVSIFKLDAAAARALA
- a CDS encoding BCCT family transporter — its product is MQLFVSAGLIAAIVAWGLVAPASLGVVFDRALAYITVHFGWLYLWVVLGLVVVCALLAFGRYGSLKLGADDEEPEFSRPTWFAMLFAAGMGIGLVFWGVAEPLSHYLSPPPGVAPRSPEAASAAMRYAFFHWGLHPWAVYSVVALAIAFFTFRRGSAPLISSATEALPWRGARLLSPLVNVLAVIATAFGVAASLGIGALQINSGLNAVFGLPVGIGPQMAIIAVTTALFIGSALSGVTRGIKWLSVANLLLAAALALVVFLVGPTVAIIDTFTTTLGAYVSEFVRMSLRMTPFRDSSWIGSWTVFYWAWWIAWSPFVGLFIARVSRGRTIREFVLGTVFAPTLAGIAWFAVFGGTALNLEIFGRAPIAAAVQADVSTALFAMLQALPLGGLMSVVATLLVLVFFVTSGDSATLVLGIMSSKGAPDPKARVKLVWGLLVAGIAASLLLSGGIKAVQTATIVFALPFTLVIVLMAVALWRAVREDWLAEQRRERELRRRLRTMVGGGAA
- a CDS encoding methyl-accepting chemotaxis protein, which translates into the protein MKLNSLRVGQRLWLFVGTFALLVVTVVGIAGRWLYMSEIEAEQSISVAQRKVELANAWLHLVEVNIGREYAAALSTEPAVHAAILPLNEANVEKMKTDIKPQINALATTEAERTMLKSIDVKHAAARAAALAISDFKHRGDNAGARAVLETRFLPAMDIFIPSVREFIASQRANADAVRERVLAERLRIVGVAGALIAAVIGAAVLGTIALRRSIQVPLLEAMGVANTIASGDLTRPVPSMRGDEFGDLLRTLEAMRQSLSSVVGAVHTGTEGILGASREIAAASRDLSQRTEESAANLQQTAASMEQLTGTVRQSAQAAHEADACAAEAAGVAARGGELVQEVVTTMQAIHTSSTRIAEIIGVIDGIAFQTNILALNAAVEAARAGESGRGFAVVAGEVRALAQRSAQAATEIKSLIGASVDRVEAGSRLVADAGTTMHDIVGQVGRVAELVGRISAAAGEQSDGLEQVNVAVAALDRMTQQNAALVEQSSAASKALEDQSAQLSGQVARFQVAGA